In Lysinibacillus sp. FSL M8-0337, the following proteins share a genomic window:
- a CDS encoding YitT family protein yields the protein MVAIGAVIMALGLELFLVPNHIMDGGIVGVSIITSHLLSIPLGIFIFVLNLPFIFLGYKQIGKTFALSTGLGITVLSVTTIFLHNLEPFTTDTLLATVFGGMILGIGVGIVIRYGGSLDGTEILAILFNRKSPFSVGEIIMFFNVLIFTIAGFVFTWEQAMYSIIAYYIAYKMIDIVIQGMEESKSVYIISDEIEEIGQTIMDRLGRGVTFLHGEGAYTGNDKKVIFTVITRLEESKLKTIVAEIDDHAFLAIGNIAEVKGGRFKKKDIH from the coding sequence ATGGTTGCCATAGGTGCCGTCATTATGGCATTAGGACTAGAGCTATTTTTAGTACCAAACCACATTATGGACGGAGGAATCGTTGGTGTTTCCATTATTACCTCGCATTTATTAAGCATACCCCTAGGTATTTTCATCTTCGTTTTAAACTTACCTTTTATCTTTTTAGGCTATAAACAGATTGGTAAAACATTTGCACTTTCTACAGGGCTTGGCATCACTGTGCTCTCCGTAACAACAATCTTCTTACATAATCTTGAACCATTTACAACAGACACATTACTTGCGACAGTTTTTGGTGGGATGATTTTAGGTATTGGTGTCGGTATCGTTATACGTTACGGCGGTTCTTTAGATGGAACTGAAATTTTAGCCATTTTATTTAATAGAAAATCTCCATTCTCAGTCGGAGAAATTATTATGTTCTTCAATGTACTGATCTTTACTATTGCGGGTTTTGTTTTCACATGGGAGCAAGCTATGTACTCTATCATTGCCTATTATATAGCCTATAAAATGATTGATATTGTTATACAAGGGATGGAAGAGTCAAAATCTGTTTATATTATCAGTGATGAAATTGAAGAAATTGGTCAAACTATTATGGACCGACTTGGTCGTGGGGTAACTTTTCTTCACGGGGAAGGGGCCTACACAGGCAACGACAAAAAAGTTATTTTTACCGTTATTACACGCTTAGAAGAATCAAAATTGAAAACAATTGTCGCGGAAATAGACGACCATGCATTCCTTGCAATAGGGAATATTGCAGAAGTTAAAGGTGGCCGCTTCAAGAAGAAGGATATTCACTAA